A single region of the Blastopirellula marina genome encodes:
- a CDS encoding potassium/proton antiporter, protein MFWIEEAMLVAGTLLLLGVITSKISARYGVPMLVLFLGLGMLAGSEGFGGIEFEDYELAHAVGSLALAIILFDGGLGTTFASISTAWKPSLVLATLGVLITSLATGLAACWILGLPLLNGLLLGSIVGSTDAAAVFSVLRTGGFALPAKLSSTLEIESGSNDPMAIFLTVGLIELLTHEVGWGGSLILLFVKQMVLGGMIGIAFGYIAVWITNRLNLNTAGLYPLLTTGMALLTFGLAAHFGGSGFLAVYLAGIVIGNNRVVFKKGTLLFHNALAWLAQIAMFIVLGLLCFPSELLAVKWQALGIAVVLIFVARPIAVVVCMLPFRFRWNEMALASWGGLKGAVPITLATFPLLFHLDEAQLIFDVVFFVVVVSALVQGWSLPWVARKLNLDEPIQGSPPVQLEIHSLRHVDGDILDYTIEPGSLADGRKVSELGLPEGVTIALIARNDAFIPPRGATTISPGDHVIVVVKSGAGEGLDAIFCQAAPLDN, encoded by the coding sequence GGTGCTCTTCTTGGGTCTGGGCATGTTGGCCGGATCGGAAGGGTTTGGCGGAATCGAGTTTGAAGATTACGAACTGGCACATGCCGTCGGCTCGCTTGCGCTGGCAATCATCTTGTTTGACGGCGGACTGGGTACCACCTTCGCCTCGATCTCTACGGCCTGGAAACCCTCGTTGGTTTTAGCCACACTGGGCGTACTGATCACATCCTTGGCGACCGGCCTGGCCGCTTGCTGGATTCTTGGGCTACCGCTGCTCAATGGCTTGCTACTGGGAAGCATTGTCGGTTCGACCGACGCGGCCGCGGTGTTTTCGGTACTTCGAACCGGCGGCTTCGCCCTGCCTGCCAAACTGAGCTCGACGCTTGAGATCGAAAGTGGCTCGAATGATCCGATGGCAATCTTTCTGACCGTAGGGCTCATCGAACTGCTGACCCATGAAGTAGGCTGGGGAGGCAGCCTGATCCTGCTGTTCGTCAAGCAAATGGTATTGGGGGGAATGATCGGTATCGCGTTTGGATACATTGCGGTTTGGATCACCAATCGCTTGAATCTCAACACGGCTGGGCTCTATCCCCTTTTGACCACCGGCATGGCATTGCTAACGTTTGGACTGGCAGCACATTTCGGGGGAAGCGGTTTTCTAGCCGTTTATTTGGCTGGAATTGTGATTGGCAATAATCGCGTCGTCTTTAAAAAGGGGACGCTGCTGTTTCACAACGCTTTGGCTTGGCTGGCTCAAATCGCCATGTTTATCGTGCTGGGGCTGCTGTGTTTCCCCAGCGAATTGCTGGCCGTCAAATGGCAGGCACTGGGAATCGCAGTCGTCTTGATTTTTGTGGCTCGCCCCATTGCCGTGGTGGTATGCATGCTCCCGTTTCGCTTCCGCTGGAATGAGATGGCACTGGCCAGTTGGGGTGGCTTGAAGGGGGCTGTCCCGATTACGCTCGCGACGTTTCCCCTTTTGTTTCATCTTGATGAAGCGCAATTGATTTTCGATGTGGTCTTCTTTGTTGTCGTGGTCTCGGCCTTGGTCCAAGGGTGGTCTCTACCTTGGGTCGCAAGAAAGCTGAACCTGGACGAACCGATACAAGGCAGCCCTCCGGTTCAGCTGGAAATCCATTCGTTGCGACACGTCGACGGTGACATTCTCGACTACACGATCGAACCGGGCTCGCTGGCCGATGGTCGGAAAGTGAGCGAACTGGGGCTGCCTGAAGGGGTAACGATCGCGCTAATTGCCCGCAACGACGCGTTTATTCCTCCGCGAGGAGCGACCACTATTTCCCCAGGCGATCACGTGATCGTGGTTGTCAAAAGCGGGGCAGGGGAGGGGCTGGACGCAATTTTTTGCCAGGCCGCCCCCTTGGATAATTGA
- a CDS encoding TfoX/Sxy family protein: MTTVSSTRVKLMAYNEEISARIYRLLRRRKGLTGKKMFGGFAYLLHGNLCCGVRDDYLILRVGPDAYQQYLQSPHTREFAPTGRVMRGWIVVEHEGFEREDELNRLISQAVAFTLTLPPKDAA, from the coding sequence ATGACGACAGTTTCCAGCACCCGTGTCAAACTTATGGCATACAACGAAGAGATCTCCGCACGCATCTATCGCTTGCTGCGTCGCCGGAAAGGGCTTACCGGCAAAAAGATGTTTGGTGGATTTGCGTATCTCCTGCACGGCAATCTTTGCTGTGGAGTACGCGACGACTACCTCATTTTGCGAGTCGGCCCCGATGCCTACCAGCAGTATCTGCAGTCTCCACACACGCGTGAGTTCGCCCCGACCGGAAGAGTCATGCGAGGCTGGATCGTGGTTGAACACGAAGGATTTGAAAGGGAAGATGAACTGAACCGCCTGATTTCCCAGGCCGTTGCTTTCACCCTCACGCTTCCCCCCAAAGACGCAGCATAA